Within the Phaseolus vulgaris cultivar G19833 chromosome 9, P. vulgaris v2.0, whole genome shotgun sequence genome, the region gcaaatgggtatttgcaaagaaagaagaattttctaataaagaagatgtttgctacaaggcaaggtggttacaagggccaagtttgaatattgtttagacttggttaatattttgcacatttgaagttggcgcccggaggcgcaaatttgaagcactgtaaagtttgttttttgttatgttgtgagaagatttgttttaggtgggacttgaaattaagccaaggtggagatttgttgattttggcttaatcccaagtcccacatcggtgggttcattgtttgggaaggaggtttgagggttataaattaaactcttctccttcactgttatatatcccaatttgtaatatcttctctcatagtaataaaagtgagctgtttttgctgtgctcggagattaggctaaacaggccgaactccgttaacaattttcggatgtgttctttcctctttatctcttttattattccgctttatttattcaatattatttgtcgggtagctctgttagagttttgttttagtgggaaaattacccgtttttcccaacaccATTGTGCGGTTGTGGTTGCATTGATGTTAAAACGCTGGTGTTTCCCcaaggatgatgatgatgatggtgtCTTTGCTAAGCCTAAGCCACGAAGAAGGGAACCACTGGATGCACCCATTTGAGCTGCTTTTTGGAGTAATGCAGTGGCAGACAGAGCAGGTTGAGGAGATGCTGTGAAGTGGGGAGAGTCATTATTGGAGAGATAGAGTGGTGAGGAGAGGGAGAGGGATGTGGGTTCTCTCAGGTTAGATATGGCCTTAGGGTTATCCGAGCGAGCCAAGTTTGACATGAGGTTGAAGAACGAGGAAGTTGATGGTGACGGTGATTGGGATTGTGAATGAGTTGTCGTTGTGGACGGTGCCAACACACTCGCAAAAACAGTGGTACAAACAGTGGAACCGGAAGGGGTGCTGCTTGTCACGAAGCACGTTGCGTTTGGAGACATTGGTGATAGCTTCCTTGGGTTTTCTGGACAAAAACAAAAGTAGCAAAATAGATAAACTAACAAAAAACagagttaaaatataaaaagaaaaataagctTTTTAGCTTTTAAATGATTATATACAATTATATTGCAAGAGGGTTAAAAAGCTTGAAATTGAACATGCATGGAGCAAAAAGTGAAACAATTATTGTAGAGGTCTCTCTTTTTATTCTCAGCTTCAACTTCAATTGAATATGCATGGAGCAAAAAGCTTTCACCCTTcctacataattttttttactaaagaaTTTAAGCGTGGAACTTATGGCATGGCTTATCTGAGTATCATGGGGGAGAGTACCCAGAGTagcattatttttttatataattaaagtcaataataattgttttactaatgaaataaaataaaatttataggGATTTTTTTGAAATGAAATTGTTTGCATGgaatattttatcattaattatTAACCAATTTGAGAAGGAATATAATGAGCGTAGATCCCATCCCTATCTCCTGGGCAGATCCATACTACAGCCAGACTTGTAGATTTCTCCAACAAacagaataaaacaaaaaatgtcAAAAGTGTTTATATAAGCTTCATTATTATATGCATTTATCTTTAActcttttcaattaaaaatggAGAGGGAAGTGTGAAAAGTTGAAGGAGTTTGAAGCTAAGAAAACTACGTACCGGAGCTCTGAATGGACAAAGTTGGAGAGACGACGGTGGCAGAGGGAGTGAGTGGAGGTGCAGGGGGCGAAGAAGGCACATCAGCGTTGCTAGTGCTAACATTTTGGGCTTTGGCGCTCTCTTGCGCTAATACATCACAAAATGCTCTGTGCGTGATGAAACTATCCCTCCTTCAACAACATAATACGCATTACTATTAGAGACATTAcaatggaaaaaataaaaataaaaataaataacaaaagaGAAGTATTTTGATTTTGATACCTCGAGAACAAGGCGCCGCAGTCGCATCGGTACTCTCTGCTGCCGCAAGTTTTCATATGAGCTTTCCAGTCCGACTGTACAGCGTATTTCTTAGAGCAGCGTTCGCATTTCCACTTTTTCTCGCCGTGTTTTCTGCAGAAGTGCTTCTTGATGCCGGTCAGGTCGCCGAGCGCCCTGGCGGGGTTGTGGTGGAC harbors:
- the LOC137821474 gene encoding zinc finger protein GAI-ASSOCIATED FACTOR 1-like, whose amino-acid sequence is MTEPQNPSPFTHSSASEIAPQPQPQPPPPPKRKRSLPGMPDPDAEVIALSPKTLMATNRFVCEICNKGFQRDQNLQLHRRGHNLPWKLRQRGSKEPRKKAYVCPEPSCVHHNPARALGDLTGIKKHFCRKHGEKKWKCERCSKKYAVQSDWKAHMKTCGSREYRCDCGALFSRRDSFITHRAFCDVLAQESAKAQNVSTSNADVPSSPPAPPLTPSATVVSPTLSIQSSENPRKLSPMSPNATCFVTSSTPSGSTVCTTVFASVLAPSTTTTHSQSQSPSPSTSSFFNLMSNLARSDNPKAISNLREPTSLSLSSPLYLSNNDSPHFTASPQPALSATALLQKAAQMGASSGSLLRGLGLAKTPSSSSSLGKHQRFNINATTTAQWSKINKWNQRVKQENQSVLDNLGLGLPCGSGSVTDVVMGPSTPFVGQPMTRDLLGLSIGGGGGASRGGLSALVTSLGGNFDSPGDEGVHR